A single genomic interval of Acetonema longum DSM 6540 harbors:
- a CDS encoding metallophosphoesterase, producing the protein MKLFAIADTHLSGNPPLKPMDQFGAQWRSHWKKIKDSWLSKVTDQDAVLLAGDISWAMRLDEALTDLQAIASLPGQKILIRGNHDYWWQTVSKMSLAVNHQLTFLQNGHVALEDIAVCGSRGWTSPADPMFTADDLPIYQRELHRVRLSLNSARQAGFRRILLMLHYPPAYTPSLTGGFMDLIAEYAVETCIFGHLHGEAAQFAPTGTINGTRFHLVACDAVGFELVPINI; encoded by the coding sequence ATGAAACTCTTTGCAATTGCTGACACTCATTTATCGGGCAACCCGCCGCTAAAGCCCATGGACCAATTCGGCGCACAATGGCGCAGCCATTGGAAAAAAATAAAAGACAGCTGGCTTTCCAAGGTTACAGATCAGGATGCAGTGCTGCTGGCAGGCGACATTTCCTGGGCCATGAGACTGGATGAAGCTTTAACCGACCTGCAGGCAATCGCTTCTCTTCCCGGCCAAAAGATTCTCATCCGGGGCAATCATGACTACTGGTGGCAGACCGTCAGCAAAATGTCCCTGGCGGTAAATCATCAGCTCACTTTTTTACAGAACGGACATGTAGCTCTGGAAGATATCGCTGTATGCGGCAGCCGCGGTTGGACATCGCCTGCTGACCCTATGTTCACGGCAGACGACCTGCCTATTTATCAGCGGGAACTGCACCGGGTCCGTCTTTCTTTGAATTCAGCCAGACAAGCCGGTTTTCGCCGTATTTTGCTGATGCTGCATTATCCGCCGGCATACACTCCCTCACTCACTGGCGGCTTTATGGATCTCATCGCCGAGTATGCCGTAGAAACCTGTATCTTCGGGCATCTTCATGGTGAGGCGGCTCAGTTCGCTCCAACCGGAACTATCAACGGCACTAGGTTTCATCTGGTGGCCTGCGATGCTGTCGGCTTTGAATTAGTTCCTATAAACATTTGA
- a CDS encoding peptide chain release factor 3, whose protein sequence is MSELQRQLSQEILRRRTFAIISHPDAGKTTLTEKLLLYGGAIRLAGSVKARKAQKHAISDWMEIEKQRGISVTSSVLQFDYDGYRVNILDTPGHQDFSEDTYRTLMAADSAVMLIDVAKGVEEQTKKLFHVCKQRGIPIFTFVNKLDRFGKNPFDLMEEIENVLGIRSYPMNWPIGVDGNYTGVYNRKLAQIELFEEDSAHGQRIIPSSQGSVDDPAFAKMIGAETHQALCDDIELLDTAGDAFDIQKVLSGELTPMFFGSAMTNFGVRPFLEEFLELAPSPSPRETEDSVIKPDQEGFSAFVFKIQANMNPAHRDRLAFIRICSGKFTRGMAVHHMQTNKPVKLAQPQQFLAQERTIVEEAYPGDIIGLFDPGIFSIGDTLCESSNLFRFKAFPIFPPEQFSKVQVKDTMKRKQFLKGIEQLAQEGAVQLFRQPDVPGEFFIVGTVGALQFEVLEYRLKNEYGVDILMYGLAYGLARWMQGKDVTSKPIKGVDKNAIVFDKNDLPVALFSNEWALRWAVEQNPDIQFFESPQQLL, encoded by the coding sequence ATGTCCGAGCTTCAAAGGCAACTATCTCAAGAAATTCTTCGTCGTCGAACTTTTGCTATCATTTCTCATCCTGACGCCGGTAAAACAACATTAACCGAAAAACTTTTGTTATACGGCGGAGCCATCCGTCTGGCTGGCTCCGTCAAGGCACGAAAAGCGCAAAAGCACGCTATTTCCGACTGGATGGAAATTGAAAAACAGCGGGGTATTTCAGTTACCTCCAGCGTACTGCAATTTGATTATGACGGGTATCGGGTCAACATTTTGGATACTCCCGGCCACCAGGACTTTAGCGAAGACACCTACCGTACGCTAATGGCGGCCGACAGCGCCGTAATGCTGATTGACGTGGCTAAAGGAGTAGAAGAACAGACAAAAAAACTATTTCATGTCTGCAAGCAGCGGGGTATCCCAATTTTTACCTTTGTCAACAAATTAGATCGATTCGGAAAAAATCCTTTTGATCTGATGGAAGAAATCGAAAACGTGTTAGGCATCCGCTCGTATCCCATGAACTGGCCTATTGGAGTGGATGGGAATTACACAGGGGTATATAACCGCAAACTGGCTCAAATTGAGCTTTTTGAAGAAGACAGTGCCCACGGGCAGCGGATTATTCCTTCATCCCAGGGCAGTGTGGACGACCCCGCATTTGCCAAAATGATCGGTGCAGAGACTCATCAAGCGTTATGCGATGATATCGAACTGTTGGATACAGCCGGCGATGCGTTCGATATTCAGAAAGTATTAAGCGGTGAATTGACGCCGATGTTTTTCGGCAGCGCCATGACCAATTTTGGCGTTCGCCCCTTTTTGGAAGAATTCCTGGAATTAGCGCCGTCTCCTTCTCCCAGGGAAACAGAAGACTCTGTTATTAAACCTGATCAGGAAGGGTTTTCGGCTTTTGTCTTTAAGATCCAGGCCAATATGAACCCGGCCCACCGTGATCGGCTGGCGTTTATCCGCATATGCTCCGGGAAATTTACCCGCGGTATGGCAGTGCACCATATGCAGACAAACAAGCCGGTCAAACTCGCTCAACCTCAGCAATTTCTGGCCCAGGAACGCACCATTGTGGAAGAAGCCTATCCAGGAGATATTATCGGCCTGTTCGATCCGGGCATTTTCAGCATCGGTGATACGCTGTGCGAATCCAGCAATCTATTTCGTTTCAAGGCTTTTCCCATATTTCCGCCTGAACAGTTTTCCAAGGTACAGGTCAAGGATACTATGAAACGCAAGCAATTTTTAAAAGGCATTGAGCAACTGGCCCAGGAGGGCGCTGTCCAGTTGTTCCGGCAGCCAGATGTCCCCGGCGAATTTTTCATTGTTGGCACTGTCGGTGCGCTTCAATTTGAGGTGCTGGAATATCGCCTGAAAAATGAATACGGCGTAGATATTCTCATGTATGGCCTTGCGTATGGTCTGGCACGATGGATGCAGGGCAAAGATGTAACATCTAAGCCAATAAAAGGCGTAGATAAGAATGCGATTGTTTTTGACAAGAATGACCTGCCGGTAGCCCTATTTTCAAATGAATGGGCATTACGCTGGGCCGTCGAACAAAATCCTGATATTCAATTTTTCGAATCACCGCAACAGTTGCTGTAA